TAATGGGGGCGCTGATAATGCCATTTTGTACCTTAATTCAGAATTATCAGAACTGCTTGAAGTGAGTCCTTATGTCATAAGAGTGCACGAAGGCGATTTTGTACTTAAGCAATACGAACGTAATGCGGTTGTTCAAAATGGTTGGTCTGGCATTGTGATTTCTGTTGCTGACACAACAAGCTTCGACGAATTATTAATGCACTTGCGCCAACGCTTACTGGTGTTATTTTCTTCAGACAGGAAGGGCGTTTTACATTTCTCTAATCCAAATGTCGCCAATTATTGGTTTGGGGAAGCTGATACTAATGAAACTGCTGTGTGGCTTGGGCCGATTAAGAAAATATGGTGGTATGGGGCAAACAATTCTCCAAATCAAGCTTTATGGTGCCATATTTGGAACCTCTCAGACGCGCCACCAGTGGATACCAGTCCTCCGCCTTCACTATGGAGCATCACAGAGTCACAAAAAGCCGCGCTTGAACTTAAAAAAGTGGATAAAGTCTTAGCCGAGTTTTTTTTAAGCGCCTCAATAAGTGTGAAAAGCAG
This genomic stretch from Marinomonas primoryensis harbors:
- a CDS encoding DUF4123 domain-containing protein; translation: MNTSDTFHLQAGSLQPNLQHYLIANRLPGSMPNLMADMYAHNGGADNAILYLNSELSELLEVSPYVIRVHEGDFVLKQYERNAVVQNGWSGIVISVADTTSFDELLMHLRQRLLVLFSSDRKGVLHFSNPNVANYWFGEADTNETAVWLGPIKKIWWYGANNSPNQALWCHIWNLSDAPPVDTSPPPSLWSITESQKAALELKKVDKVLAEFFLSASISVKSSQQWLRYRSFFCDASTLGLVERDHVYQYLLLCNEHDHTNENLDDNFREVGADGNNLDKSLIESLDVAFIQTLSESKKLHHIKTRLKRDRSYANG